The following coding sequences lie in one Zingiber officinale cultivar Zhangliang chromosome 2B, Zo_v1.1, whole genome shotgun sequence genomic window:
- the LOC122045720 gene encoding protein MKS1-like: MDPSDLRPSPRQEMHLKGPRPSPLSLKVSKDSHTIRKPLAAPPPPHRDPVIIYSVSPKVIHADPSEFMALVQKLTGPDSAISPAARIASFEKSSPPADVEPALFPGILSPMPAELPPISPNLFSPSASDPIFSLGLSPDFADKNPNANWGSNLLTSPNYIPSPGAFWELLHQCPGF, translated from the coding sequence ATGGATCCCTCCGACCTACGCCCGTCCCCGCGGCAGGAGATGCATCTCAAAGGCCCCCGCCCGTCGCCTCTCAGCCTCAAGGTCAGCAAAGACTCCCACACGATCAGGAAACCCCTCGCCGCGCCGCCGCCTCCCCACCGCGACCCGGTCATCATCTACTCCGTCTCCCCCAAGGTCATCCACGCCGACCCCAGCGAGTTCATGGCGCTCGTCCAGAAGCTGACCGGCCCGGACTCCGCGATCTCCCCCGCCGCCCGCATCGCTTCCTTCGAGAAATCCTCTCCGCCCGCGGATGTCGAGCCAGCGCTGTTCCCGGGGATCCTCTCTCCGATGCCCGCGGAGCTCCCGCCTATTTCGCCGAACCTCTTCTCGCCCTCGGCGTCCGATCCCATCTTCTCTCTGGGACTGAGTCCGGATTTCGCCGACAAGAATCCCAACGCCAATTGGGGCAGCAACCTCCTGACTAGCCCTAATTACATTCCTTCCCCCGGAGCCTTCTGGGAGCTCCTACACCAGTGCCCAGGTTTCTAG